The following nucleotide sequence is from Mangifera indica cultivar Alphonso chromosome 1, CATAS_Mindica_2.1, whole genome shotgun sequence.
AGTGGGAAGGCAAGAAATTGAGTGATGAAATTGTGGAAGAAACATTAAACAAGCTGGTTAATCTACTTGGCTGTTTCAGtgaaaaagatattttcattGAATTCTTCTGGAAAAAGCTTGCTCAAGACTACTGTTTGACAAGACTGGCAATAAAGATCATGAAAAGAGCTTAATCACAAAGCTACATCAATTTGGTGGATATTTTACATCAAGAGGTGCAAAAACCTTTAAGAAGTTTTATGGAACAAAATCAAACTATAGAAAGCTCGCATGGATTTTTTCTCTGGGGTAGTTGCCATATCAAGCATCTGCAGGAAGATAGATCGAGTTTCTCAGAGACCATGACTCAGTTGAACTTGAGCAAAGATGATGTTATTAGAGCTCTACATTTTCTTTCATGCGAGATGCATAAGATCCTCAATAAGGAGCCGAAAACAGAAACTATTGCTGAGACTGACACTTTCTCAAAATTCCTAGATAAAATGAGGAGAATCAGGATCCCTCAGACACTTTCCAATTCATATTGACACTGCAATTGTTCAAATAATGAAGGGAAGTATTGGAGTATCAAAAGCTCATCCCAGAATGTGTTGAAGTGTTAAACAAGACATTCAAGCCTGATATCAAAACTATCATGAAACAAATTGAAGATATGATCTTTCCAGAGCTTCTGAAAATAAATGCAAACAATCCTAGTGTATTTTAAGCACTTACCTTAGTTTCTATATTCTTTGGCGTCTTTGATAGTATTTTCATTCAtgaaattttgagatttcaagttcaacataaaaaaaataaaaaatgttataactCTTTCAATTAGAtgtaaactaaaaaaagaaGCAATTAAATGATTCAAAGAATGCATAATTACTACAATCTGAATGTTAATGAAGAGTGTAGATGAGTCcatattcatattcatttcTCTCTCAATTTCTTAGTTACAGCAAAGGCAGCCCCTGCAACCGCTACAATGACTGCTGAGATCATAATGGTTGATTTGAGCCTCTGCACAGCATCTCTCTTTACATTTTGATTCTTCTTTTTAGCTGTTTCATCTTGTTTCTGAAATACGCacaatattgtaaaaatatgGTTGTTTCaggatttataaaattaaattacaaataaatgaataaataataaacaccTTGTTCTGCAATGAGGCAGTGATTTGAGAAGATACAGGATCAACGTTTACATCCCTGTTTTGGGCAGGATTCAATTCCTGAAGAATATCAGCAGCTGGAAATTTCTCTCCATCAGATTGTCCATTTGAGCTTGCCATTTctttacaagaaaaaaatggtttcttttCCGTAAGCCAGTCCTTTGTCCCTGCTAGTGAAGAAAGAGACAAAATTATGAAGAGGAGAAATTTTCAACCACGTGTCACTTACCCAGACGCTGAAAAGTTGTCACCGGTTAATGAGTTCTCCGTTTCATCCTCAATCGTGGCAAAATCTGCTGAAATTCACTAATTTGggcatttcaaaattaaaaaaaataaaataaatcaatttattcctcATTGTTCGTCGCTTATCCACAAGTTGAATCACCGGATGTCCGATAGGGAAGTTATTGGATGTTTAATCACTTGTTCGTCTGTTTAGAATGTAaaataataggccaaaggacttattctcacccaaagtatgttacattttcaaattttcatcttgtaattttgaaaatttcattgaCTCACCTATAagctattaaatttgttaattttaactataaaatcattattttatatataatactaaaaataaactaaaattttatcttattttttctctaaatttaaaaaactaacattttttctcttaaatgaagtttgaaaacaatGGCATTTCTCCTCTAAGGGTTAGTTTTAATATGCGATCACTCTCTTTGATGTCATCATCGGTCATCTCTTCCTCTCGATggtttctctttctttgataatttaCCTTAACAAGACTCCGATTCCTCTAATGTCGTGCGATAATGTTTGAGAAAATAAGTCATCTTTCCAAATAACGAAGATGAGA
It contains:
- the LOC123209504 gene encoding uncharacterized protein LOC123209504, with translation MASSNGQSDGEKFPAADILQELNPAQNRDVNVDPVSSQITASLQNKKQDETAKKKNQNVKRDAVQRLKSTIMISAVIVAVAGAAFAVTKKLREK